A single window of Streptomyces griseoviridis DNA harbors:
- a CDS encoding LLM class F420-dependent oxidoreductase: MVDIGYTMMTEQAGPRDLVNHVVRAEEAGFDFSVASDHSSPWLRSQGHAPYVWSVLGAAAQATSRIPLMTYVTCPTVRYHPAVVAQKAATVQLLSEGRFRLGLGSGENLNEHVVGAGWPAVDVRHEMLEEAVEIIRALFDGGHVTHRGTHFDVDSARLWDLPDPPPPIGIAVSGDRSCELAGRLADLVIATEPKGSLIDAFDRHGGAGKPRVGQLPVSYDPDRGAAIGRAHGQFRWFGLGWKVNSELPHPDSFEAATQFVTEDDVASAIPCGDDPDAFVEAVRPYVEAGFTEVALVQIGGDAQEPFLDWSEKTLLPLLRETFA; encoded by the coding sequence ATGGTGGATATCGGATACACGATGATGACGGAGCAGGCGGGACCGAGGGACCTGGTGAACCACGTGGTCCGCGCGGAGGAGGCCGGGTTCGACTTCTCGGTCGCCTCGGACCACTCCTCGCCCTGGCTGCGGTCCCAGGGGCACGCCCCGTACGTGTGGAGCGTGCTGGGCGCCGCCGCGCAGGCGACCTCGCGGATTCCCCTGATGACGTACGTGACCTGCCCGACGGTGCGTTACCACCCGGCGGTGGTGGCGCAGAAGGCGGCCACCGTTCAGCTGTTGTCCGAGGGCAGGTTCCGCCTCGGGCTCGGGTCGGGTGAGAACCTCAACGAGCATGTGGTGGGCGCCGGTTGGCCCGCCGTGGACGTACGGCACGAGATGCTCGAAGAGGCGGTGGAGATCATCCGCGCGCTGTTCGACGGCGGCCATGTGACCCACCGCGGCACGCATTTCGACGTGGACTCGGCCCGGCTCTGGGACCTCCCCGACCCGCCGCCGCCCATCGGCATCGCCGTCTCGGGCGACCGGTCGTGCGAACTCGCGGGCCGGCTGGCCGATCTGGTCATCGCGACCGAGCCCAAGGGCTCCCTGATCGACGCCTTCGACCGGCACGGCGGCGCGGGCAAGCCGCGGGTCGGACAGCTCCCGGTCAGCTACGACCCGGACCGCGGTGCCGCGATCGGCCGCGCGCACGGGCAGTTCCGCTGGTTCGGGCTCGGCTGGAAGGTCAACTCCGAACTCCCGCACCCGGATTCCTTCGAGGCGGCGACCCAGTTCGTCACCGAGGACGACGTCGCCTCCGCCATCCCGTGCGGCGACGACCCCGACGCCTTCGTCGAGGCCGTACGTCCGTATGTCGAGGCCGGGTTCACTGAGGTCGCGCTCGTCCAGATCGGCGGCGACGCGCAGGAGCCGTTCCTCGACTGGTCCGAGAAGACGCTGCTGCCCCTTCTCCGCGAGACGTTCGCCTGA
- a CDS encoding HAD family hydrolase → MAATTRGSGGSGGGAEAPRAAVFDVDGTLVDTNHLHVVTWWEAFRQAGHQVATHDIHRAVGLGSGDLVARLLGEERAGAEAEEIGDAHTVLYAQYFERLSAFREASRLLRTLAGDGWRIVLATSAEGPELSALRAAIDADDVIEATASAGDVERGKPAPEPVERALELVGASARRSVFVGDTVWDMRAGSGAGVRCVALLCGGIPRQDLEKAGADAVYDDPAHLLASLAESPLA, encoded by the coding sequence ACGACGCGTGGCAGCGGAGGGAGCGGTGGCGGCGCGGAGGCTCCGCGTGCCGCCGTGTTCGACGTGGACGGGACCCTCGTCGACACCAACCATCTGCACGTGGTGACCTGGTGGGAGGCGTTCCGGCAGGCCGGTCACCAGGTCGCGACGCACGACATCCACCGGGCGGTGGGCCTGGGGTCGGGCGACCTCGTCGCGCGGCTGCTGGGCGAGGAGCGCGCCGGTGCGGAGGCGGAGGAGATCGGCGACGCGCACACGGTCCTCTACGCCCAGTATTTCGAACGCCTGTCCGCGTTCCGGGAGGCGAGCCGGCTGCTGCGGACCCTGGCGGGCGACGGCTGGCGGATCGTCCTCGCCACCTCCGCCGAAGGGCCCGAGCTGTCCGCGCTGCGCGCCGCGATCGACGCGGACGACGTCATCGAGGCGACGGCGAGCGCGGGCGACGTCGAACGGGGCAAACCCGCTCCCGAGCCGGTCGAGCGGGCCCTCGAACTGGTCGGCGCGTCCGCGCGGAGGTCGGTGTTCGTCGGCGACACGGTGTGGGACATGCGGGCGGGCAGCGGGGCCGGGGTGCGGTGCGTGGCGCTGCTCTGCGGCGGCATCCCGCGCCAGGACCTGGAGAAGGCGGGCGCCGACGCCGTCTACGACGACCCCGCCCACCTGCTGGCGTCCCTCGCGGAGAGCCCGCTGGCGTGA